Proteins encoded together in one Luteimonas fraxinea window:
- a CDS encoding CopG family transcriptional regulator has product MSQYRLNLFIQPEHAKRLDELAAKKGVSKSSIVAAALASWLSPDAGDQREAAIAKRLDRLSRQTERMERDQNIQIETLALFVRYFLTVSTPVPEAHQDAARAQGKARFEQFVEQLGRHLLRGRSLVRDVVEELHPDPMRMDDAAALAEAQERAS; this is encoded by the coding sequence ATGAGCCAATACCGACTCAACCTGTTCATCCAGCCCGAGCACGCCAAGCGCCTGGACGAATTGGCCGCCAAGAAAGGTGTCTCGAAATCCAGCATCGTCGCGGCGGCGCTGGCGTCCTGGTTGTCGCCGGACGCGGGCGACCAGCGCGAGGCAGCCATCGCCAAGCGGCTGGATCGGCTGTCGCGCCAGACCGAGCGCATGGAGCGTGACCAGAACATCCAGATCGAAACGCTGGCGCTGTTCGTCCGCTACTTCCTGACCGTCAGTACACCCGTGCCCGAGGCACATCAGGACGCCGCCCGCGCCCAGGGCAAGGCCCGCTTCGAGCAATTCGTCGAACAACTCGGCCGCCACCTGCTGCGCGGCCGCAGCCTGGTGCGGGACGTGGTGGAAGAACTGCATCCCGACCCGATGCGGATGGATGACGCGGCGGCGCTGGCCGAAGCCCAGGAGCGTGCCTCATGA
- a CDS encoding MFS transporter yields MFFMLGLCFGSWSSRVATIKDELSLSDGVLGSTLFAMSAGLVLSLPAAGWAIAKLGSRVIGVAAIIANAVLLALIPFAMDAYQLAILLFVFGFSYSAVNVSNNTQASLSEVISGKTKLPFFHGIWGLAGFVGAGIGTLMIGQDIALPLHFGVISFIALISALACWRFLHDKPSLEQSGKAFAIPDKSLINYGLITFCSMACEGIMYDWSVVYFQDVVSPERKFVGLGFTVFMGAMTIGRLALNRFVDRFGIRRTLQWSGILTLIGMAMTVLHPSLLSSIVGFCLVGFGIGAVIPLVASAAAKSSTMAPSSAIASVLTIGFLGLLIGPPLIGFLSDAFGLRYAFLLCVLMAFGIIYRASKISDQSP; encoded by the coding sequence ATGTTCTTCATGCTGGGATTGTGCTTCGGAAGCTGGAGTTCACGAGTCGCAACGATAAAGGACGAGCTTTCGCTGTCCGATGGCGTACTCGGAAGCACACTGTTCGCCATGTCAGCCGGCCTGGTGCTTTCATTGCCGGCAGCGGGGTGGGCTATTGCAAAGCTAGGAAGCAGGGTTATCGGAGTGGCGGCCATTATTGCCAATGCCGTTCTGTTGGCCCTCATTCCCTTTGCCATGGATGCCTACCAACTGGCGATTCTGTTGTTCGTCTTTGGGTTTTCCTATAGCGCAGTCAACGTATCGAACAATACACAGGCGAGTCTATCGGAGGTCATCAGCGGGAAAACGAAACTACCATTTTTCCACGGAATATGGGGACTGGCCGGATTCGTCGGCGCAGGAATTGGTACGTTAATGATTGGCCAAGATATTGCCTTGCCTCTGCATTTCGGAGTGATATCGTTCATTGCATTGATATCCGCACTGGCGTGCTGGCGGTTCCTGCACGACAAGCCGAGCCTAGAACAATCCGGTAAGGCGTTCGCAATACCGGATAAATCTCTGATCAACTACGGCCTGATCACCTTCTGCTCCATGGCCTGCGAAGGCATCATGTACGACTGGAGTGTCGTTTACTTTCAAGATGTCGTTTCACCCGAGCGAAAGTTTGTCGGTCTTGGATTCACTGTGTTCATGGGGGCAATGACCATTGGCAGGCTTGCACTGAACCGGTTCGTGGACCGATTCGGCATAAGAAGAACTTTGCAATGGAGCGGGATACTTACGTTGATTGGCATGGCGATGACGGTGCTGCATCCCAGCCTGCTGTCGTCGATTGTCGGTTTCTGTCTTGTTGGATTCGGTATCGGAGCTGTCATTCCGTTGGTAGCAAGTGCTGCCGCGAAATCTTCAACCATGGCACCAAGCTCCGCCATAGCTTCTGTTCTGACAATTGGGTTCCTTGGCCTGCTTATCGGGCCACCATTGATCGGATTTCTATCCGATGCATTTGGACTTCGATATGCATTTCTGCTCTGCGTGCTAATGGCATTCGGAATAATTTACCGGGCAAGTAAGATATCAGATCAATCGCCATAA
- a CDS encoding SDR family NAD(P)-dependent oxidoreductase: MTSKQSPIHSGFGATTTAAETLVGRDLSNTTVVVTAGHSGLGLETTRALANAGARVIVAARDVEVARAKTSEISGAEVEGLDLSSLASVHDFARRFLATGRHIDILIGNAGIMACPETRVGQGWEAQFATNHLGHYVLVNLLWPALKGGARVVAVSSAGHHQSGIRWDDVQFKHSYDKWLAYGQSKTANALFAVHLDRLGQNEGVRAFSLHPGKIFTPLQRHLSQEEMIAAGWLDTSGNPADPTFKTTQQGAATQVWAATSPQLEGMGGLYCEDCDIASLASGDDDSFVGVREYAIDPEQAQRLWALSAELTGIDALSAQSSA; encoded by the coding sequence ATGACCAGCAAACAGTCTCCTATCCACTCCGGTTTCGGAGCGACAACCACCGCAGCAGAGACGCTTGTAGGGCGCGACCTATCCAACACCACTGTCGTTGTCACTGCAGGTCATTCCGGCCTAGGCCTAGAGACAACACGAGCATTGGCGAATGCCGGTGCGCGGGTCATTGTCGCTGCGCGTGATGTAGAAGTTGCTCGTGCAAAGACCAGCGAAATCTCCGGCGCCGAAGTCGAGGGGCTGGATCTTTCCAGCCTTGCCAGCGTGCATGACTTCGCGAGACGCTTCCTGGCAACCGGCCGGCATATCGACATCTTAATTGGCAACGCGGGCATCATGGCTTGCCCTGAAACCCGTGTGGGACAAGGTTGGGAAGCGCAGTTTGCCACCAATCACCTTGGGCATTATGTTCTGGTAAATCTGCTCTGGCCGGCACTCAAGGGTGGCGCCAGGGTGGTGGCCGTGTCGTCAGCCGGGCACCACCAATCCGGCATCCGCTGGGATGACGTGCAATTCAAGCACAGTTACGACAAGTGGCTGGCCTATGGGCAGTCGAAGACGGCCAATGCATTGTTTGCTGTCCATTTGGATCGTCTCGGTCAGAATGAAGGCGTGAGGGCTTTCTCCCTTCATCCTGGGAAGATTTTTACGCCACTGCAACGCCATCTGTCGCAGGAAGAAATGATTGCTGCCGGCTGGCTCGACACCAGTGGCAATCCCGCAGACCCAACGTTCAAGACAACGCAGCAAGGCGCCGCGACCCAGGTTTGGGCCGCAACATCTCCCCAACTGGAAGGCATGGGCGGCCTTTACTGCGAAGACTGTGACATTGCCAGTCTTGCTTCCGGTGACGACGATTCATTCGTCGGCGTGCGCGAGTACGCGATCGACCCTGAACAAGCACAGCGTCTTTGGGCGCTTTCGGCAGAACTTACCGGCATTGATGCTTTATCGGCGCAAAGTTCGGCTTAG